The Malus sylvestris chromosome 12, drMalSylv7.2, whole genome shotgun sequence genome contains a region encoding:
- the LOC126592447 gene encoding uncharacterized protein LOC126592447: MSMSAEPSSLDVFTESENDLSKFPEAEFVESHEIQARVDPKVVIRPMEGYSSSIREQKLQQVKRLLRKMISAKTAELKARWSDHENMQIVVYQPPKYPMNMTPSLQVAQVQDKPTKSPTTVIGEEVVSFELPTEFSEDLKTLIPEGSPHRFSFSERLDGWRITQRRRTKGGKDTFYRHEKSNSWLMRSIVEAVRFMMYEKFPKQGGASSDDEERRTSSAPRQRKASDADCYNNKISEENMQGFDGEPYTEERVTEFFKSAYENLTNLKFIDKMETERKPVKVPQQNPSPPSIFSCSSSREGHANSPSGPSMFGGVEARATATAERLQDFTVDM; the protein is encoded by the exons atGTCTATGTCCGCAGAACCCTCATCTCTTGATGTATTTACTGAATCTGAAAATGACCTCTCTAAATTCCCAGAAGCCGAGTTCGTGGAAAGCCATGAGATACAAGCCCGTGTTGATCCAAAAGTAGTAATTAGACCTATGGAGGGCTATAGTAGTAGTATCCGAGAGCAAAAATTGCAACAAGTCAAACGCTTGCTTCGGAAAATGATTTCT GCAAAAACAGCAGAGTTGAAGGCGAGGTGGTCTGATCATGAAAACATGCAAATTGTAGTATACCAACCGCCTAAATACCCCATGAATATGACACCAAGCCTCCAA GTAGCACAAGTCCAAGACAAACCGACAAAATCACCGACCACGGTGATCGGAGAGGAGGTGGTGTCATTTGAACTGCCCACAGAATTCTCTGAGGATTTAAAGACg TTGATACCGGAGGGGTCTCCTCACCGATTTTCTTTCTCTGAAAGACTAGATGGCTGGAGGATTACTCAAAGACGACGAACCAAGGGAGGGAAGGACACG TTCTATAGacatgagaaatcaaactcttGGTTGATGAGATCGATTGTCGAGGCGGTTAGATTTATGATGTATGAGAAATTCCCTAAACAAGGAGGGGCAAGCTCAGATGACGAG GAGAGAAGGACAAGTTCAGCACCGAGACAGAGAAAAGCTTCGGATGCTGACTGTTACAACAATAAAATTTCAGAGGAAAATATGCAGGGTTTTGATGGCGAACCCTATACGGAAGAAAGGGTGACAGAATTTTTTAAGTCAGCCTATGAAAACTTGACGAACCTGAAATTTATTGATAAAATGGAGACCGAAAGAAAACCTGTGAAGGTTCCGCAGCAAAACCCATCTCCACCAAGCATTTTTTCCTGCAGTTCTTCTCGAGAAGGACATGCTAACAGTCCTTCCGGTCCTTCTATGTTCGGTGGTGTAGAAGCAAGAGCAACCGCAACGGCTGAGAGATTACAGGACTTTACAGTCGATATGTGA